A stretch of Leptospira perdikensis DNA encodes these proteins:
- a CDS encoding acyltransferase family protein — MEWELLGIILAGLGALYLWVFQVPYSLPHPLTTKKTRENRFDFLRGLAMVGIVIIHVHSYFYFFHPADTSVVRTTLFLSNLSRFSVPLFILTSAIFLRKKEGYWISKLKNLILPYTIASVIGYLIKYSNYTVLELIQFYFLGKVFAPFYFVPLLVQFYLFFFIFDRYLMNKKFSKGLLLFSFLINLTSNLGFFDSILPKDYHSISILNYIFFFILGIQIGLTQENENIPKTNVSLVFGTFFIVFLFFVVLFSGVYALDFKNHHLIYPIFFFLVIWELLPKLNHTISDMICYIGNNSLFIFLLHPFVIHMMHSFDPYSFGGPFFGYLFTLILNVGIPLGIAITIQKGKSLYQSRHFAEPK, encoded by the coding sequence ATGGAATGGGAATTACTAGGGATCATACTAGCAGGCCTCGGTGCCTTGTATCTTTGGGTCTTCCAAGTCCCCTATTCTCTTCCTCATCCCCTAACTACCAAAAAAACAAGAGAAAACCGGTTCGACTTCCTGCGAGGATTGGCAATGGTTGGGATCGTAATCATTCACGTTCATTCTTACTTTTATTTTTTTCATCCCGCAGATACATCCGTCGTTCGAACGACTTTATTTTTGTCTAATTTATCTCGTTTTTCTGTACCTCTATTTATACTAACATCCGCAATTTTTTTACGGAAAAAAGAAGGGTATTGGATTTCTAAATTAAAGAATTTAATACTACCCTATACAATTGCTTCGGTCATCGGATATTTAATAAAATATAGTAACTATACTGTATTAGAATTGATTCAATTTTACTTTTTAGGAAAGGTTTTTGCTCCCTTCTACTTTGTACCACTTCTGGTTCAATTTTATCTTTTTTTCTTTATATTTGATCGGTATTTAATGAACAAAAAATTTTCTAAAGGACTACTTCTTTTTTCGTTTTTAATCAACTTAACATCAAATCTTGGATTTTTTGATTCCATATTACCCAAAGACTACCATTCGATTTCCATATTAAACTATATTTTCTTTTTTATATTAGGAATCCAAATTGGACTCACTCAAGAAAATGAAAACATACCAAAAACTAACGTCTCGCTTGTCTTTGGAACTTTCTTTATTGTCTTTCTATTCTTTGTAGTTTTGTTCAGCGGTGTTTATGCTTTAGATTTCAAAAACCATCACTTAATTTATCCCATTTTTTTCTTCTTAGTCATTTGGGAACTTTTACCAAAACTCAATCACACTATATCGGATATGATTTGTTATATAGGCAACAATAGCCTGTTTATATTCCTTCTCCATCCCTTTGTCATTCACATGATGCATAGTTTTGACCCTTATTCTTTTGGAGGGCCATTTTTTGGTTATTTATTCACATTAATTTTGAATGTGGGAATACCCCTTGGTATTGCAATTACAATCCAAAAGGGTAAGTCTTTATATCAATCACGCCACTTTGCCGAACCAAAGTAA
- a CDS encoding ParB/RepB/Spo0J family partition protein translates to MSKKTEFQALDLISAYSEKKKNPSHLELSQISPNPTQPRLIGREDTTDLVPSMERLGLIEPILVRKDKGKYLIVAGERRYRAALKLGWKEIPAIVTDANEDVCYEMSLAENEKRKNLNPWEVGKAIQFLRKEKRKTAEEVSELLGYSGRYVKQLSSIARLDQKSVMELMISGKPLSVKNLEELLKRKENRGGEMISPRVGSGISRVSINVGKLTGKVRDNFLKELGLLKKKYGINE, encoded by the coding sequence ATGTCCAAAAAAACTGAATTCCAAGCCTTAGATTTAATTTCTGCTTATTCTGAAAAGAAAAAGAATCCCTCTCACTTAGAGCTGAGTCAGATTTCACCAAATCCTACCCAACCAAGGCTTATTGGACGCGAAGACACAACGGATCTTGTTCCTTCAATGGAAAGATTGGGACTAATTGAGCCTATCCTCGTTCGGAAAGACAAGGGCAAGTATTTGATTGTTGCCGGAGAACGTCGCTATCGTGCAGCTCTCAAATTAGGTTGGAAAGAAATTCCTGCGATTGTAACAGACGCGAATGAAGATGTATGTTATGAGATGTCACTGGCTGAAAACGAAAAAAGGAAAAATTTAAATCCTTGGGAAGTTGGAAAAGCCATTCAGTTTCTCCGCAAAGAAAAAAGGAAAACCGCAGAGGAAGTATCTGAATTGTTGGGTTACAGCGGAAGGTATGTAAAACAACTTAGCAGTATCGCTAGGTTGGATCAGAAATCGGTTATGGAATTAATGATCAGCGGGAAACCACTTTCAGTAAAGAATCTCGAAGAATTGCTAAAACGTAAAGAAAACAGAGGGGGTGAAATGATTTCACCCCGAGTTGGGTCTGGAATCAGTCGGGTTAGCATCAATGTAGGCAAACTTACTGGGAAGGTCAGAGATAACTTTTTGAAAGAATTAGGTTTACTCAAAAAGAAATACGGAATCAACGAATAG
- a CDS encoding Crp/Fnr family transcriptional regulator — protein MSKLNIPPNQRIFKEGELNNAMYIILQGNVEIFFTVNNSQTRLAMMKPGDFFGEMALFSSNPRSATARTITNCEVAVIESKQQLENFLVKNPKFAAKMVSIMADRLARTNELLISSMEKSVAKKIEFSTEVGKEHQTDISDVQDVE, from the coding sequence ATGAGCAAACTCAACATTCCGCCAAATCAGAGGATCTTCAAAGAAGGGGAACTGAATAATGCGATGTACATCATCCTTCAAGGGAACGTTGAGATTTTTTTTACGGTGAACAATAGCCAAACAAGATTGGCTATGATGAAACCTGGTGATTTTTTTGGAGAGATGGCTTTGTTTAGTTCCAATCCAAGGAGCGCGACTGCAAGAACAATAACCAATTGCGAAGTTGCAGTTATTGAAAGTAAACAACAGTTGGAAAACTTCCTCGTTAAAAATCCAAAGTTTGCAGCAAAGATGGTTTCGATAATGGCAGATAGGCTTGCTCGTACAAATGAATTACTAATTAGTAGTATGGAAAAATCAGTCGCTAAGAAAATTGAATTTAGTACGGAAGTAGGAAAAGAACATCAAACTGATATCAGTGATGTTCAAGATGTGGAATAA
- a CDS encoding DUF1569 domain-containing protein, which produces MKSTLKLKTIDDIERELSIIIACEKKQKADVSLTQVYDFLAESIELSIQRIGSTNKRNTINKLLGKYKFAKLISKGNYTKANQIPGFPPKDLGDSDSALLRLKTSLTAFKLHSGPFAEHPVFGDLDKKQWERIHGILGAFLFGYIQLFGDEKLRFAKEREQKKEKAFADKKHHHHPQKKKDDRGDTKPNGHNNRKWKNKKKTHHKGNKNQGGGPR; this is translated from the coding sequence ATGAAGTCAACTTTAAAACTTAAAACGATAGACGATATCGAAAGAGAGTTATCGATCATTATAGCCTGTGAGAAAAAACAGAAAGCTGACGTTAGTTTAACTCAAGTTTATGATTTTTTGGCAGAATCCATTGAATTATCAATACAACGAATTGGATCTACGAATAAAAGAAATACGATTAATAAATTATTGGGTAAATATAAGTTTGCGAAACTTATATCCAAAGGGAATTACACAAAGGCAAATCAAATCCCTGGATTTCCTCCAAAGGATTTGGGGGATTCGGATTCTGCTCTTCTTAGACTCAAAACATCTTTAACGGCATTCAAACTACATTCAGGTCCTTTTGCGGAACATCCCGTTTTTGGTGATCTGGATAAAAAACAATGGGAACGAATTCACGGAATTCTTGGAGCTTTTCTCTTTGGTTATATTCAGTTGTTTGGTGATGAGAAATTAAGATTTGCAAAAGAAAGAGAACAGAAAAAAGAAAAAGCTTTTGCAGACAAAAAACACCACCATCATCCCCAGAAGAAAAAAGATGATCGTGGTGATACGAAACCAAACGGTCATAATAATCGTAAATGGAAAAATAAAAAGAAAACCCACCACAAAGGAAACAAAAATCAAGGTGGCGGGCCTAGATGA
- a CDS encoding putative porin: MVPKISKFPFLIFLLGLSSVSAEVIWGPTIEKSGGEYIFETGNKYPNLSGIRGGSRISFPRTFSLFGIQGIFTKDRIEISGALKTTGNYQKSGEARDEDFFLGSISTENTTNIATREWSYRDSATVYSGSRNFADGKGKSTVFENRAELYGRYYFQTANPNYWADGSGFFLSAGVKYSYFKYLFYDVNQYVETTPVFYGPIGIGLSFSNDLWEFFTGGGYRYSSGDFYLDLSFMPSFGRIKTRDFHVQRSINFFSENYGLGWASKVEVGYKMTPTWLSYIRINHRRFFSEGRFTSQGGLTTDDLASNLVSGFKSHINIKDYTIEIGALNKLDWSKDESESSEKILPKTPE; encoded by the coding sequence TTGGTGCCTAAAATATCTAAATTCCCCTTTTTAATTTTTCTCTTAGGTTTAAGTTCTGTCTCTGCAGAAGTGATTTGGGGACCAACAATAGAAAAATCCGGCGGGGAGTATATCTTCGAAACAGGTAATAAATATCCTAACTTATCGGGGATCCGTGGCGGATCGAGAATCAGTTTTCCACGAACTTTTTCACTCTTCGGCATTCAAGGAATCTTTACCAAAGATCGTATTGAAATTAGTGGTGCACTAAAGACCACAGGTAATTACCAGAAATCGGGAGAAGCCCGCGACGAGGATTTTTTTCTTGGTTCCATATCAACAGAAAATACAACGAATATCGCAACAAGGGAATGGAGTTATAGAGACTCTGCCACCGTTTACTCCGGTAGTCGCAACTTTGCAGACGGGAAAGGTAAATCAACGGTCTTCGAAAATCGAGCAGAACTTTACGGAAGGTATTATTTCCAAACAGCAAATCCAAATTATTGGGCAGACGGCTCTGGATTTTTCTTATCTGCAGGTGTGAAATACTCTTATTTTAAATATTTGTTTTATGACGTGAACCAATACGTAGAAACTACGCCAGTTTTTTATGGCCCGATTGGAATCGGACTTAGTTTTTCCAATGATCTTTGGGAGTTCTTTACAGGCGGAGGTTACCGTTATTCTTCTGGCGATTTTTATCTAGACCTAAGTTTTATGCCATCATTCGGGCGGATCAAAACAAGAGATTTCCATGTACAACGGTCGATTAATTTTTTCTCAGAAAACTACGGATTAGGTTGGGCATCAAAAGTAGAAGTTGGATATAAAATGACTCCAACATGGTTAAGTTATATCCGAATTAACCATCGAAGATTTTTTTCAGAAGGAAGGTTTACTTCACAAGGAGGACTGACAACAGACGACTTAGCTTCAAATTTAGTCAGCGGATTTAAATCACATATCAATATCAAAGATTATACGATCGAAATTGGAGCTCTAAACAAGTTGGACTGGTCTAAAGATGAATCAGAAAGTTCAGAAAAAATTCTACCAAAAACACCGGAGTAA
- a CDS encoding NADPH-dependent FMN reductase — MKICLVAGSHRKNSQSLKVGKFLVKTLETKGIETILFDLGGNPLPLWEPAMWEKDSELKKFWLEYSVGFGNADAYIFLSPEYAGMASPALKNFFLYLSGGDISHKPGLIVTVSSGMGGSYPNAELRMSSYKNTRIVYLPDHVIVRHVESVLNSETPEGKDDEYIRNRLSYTINVLLEYAKALTLVRQSGVIDIKTYPFGL, encoded by the coding sequence ATGAAAATTTGTTTAGTTGCAGGCAGCCATAGGAAAAATTCGCAATCATTAAAAGTTGGCAAATTTCTTGTTAAAACACTAGAAACAAAAGGTATTGAAACAATTCTTTTTGACTTGGGTGGAAATCCCCTCCCACTTTGGGAACCCGCAATGTGGGAAAAAGATTCTGAGCTAAAAAAGTTTTGGTTAGAGTATAGTGTTGGATTTGGAAATGCAGATGCTTATATTTTTCTTTCTCCCGAATATGCCGGAATGGCAAGTCCTGCTTTAAAAAATTTTTTCCTGTATTTGAGTGGGGGAGATATTTCTCATAAACCAGGTCTTATAGTCACAGTATCTAGTGGAATGGGTGGAAGTTACCCTAATGCAGAACTTCGAATGTCTAGTTACAAAAATACTCGGATTGTGTATCTCCCCGATCATGTAATTGTTCGGCACGTAGAATCTGTATTAAATTCTGAAACACCTGAAGGCAAAGATGACGAGTATATTCGTAATAGATTGAGTTACACAATAAATGTTTTATTAGAATATGCGAAAGCGCTTACTTTGGTTCGGCAAAGTGGCGTGATTGATATAAAGACTTACCCTTTTGGATTGTAA
- a CDS encoding ParA family protein → MGKTDTILTEEEAAKFVGLNAGEFSAKVSSLKIPGWKSGEFKQSVLLKYFEPTEPDGFDSHVIAISNQKGGEGKTTISLYLAEALAENHKVLLIDWDPQANATQLFLKEDVPSVMDYLGYRGKKAKNIEPAIKTIGENFDLLPSTLELANLTTPYERDDFELLNEAILPLRSRYEFIIIDCPPSLGLILENALICADYILVPIQTRAFSLQGIRDLYETFQKIQKKANQRLKLLGAVLNQYEGQKALAGLAEGVKKYFPVFETVIQRREAIPQAQAKMSFLAKIDLATMKNFRDLAVEVKSKIDVQKN, encoded by the coding sequence ATGGGCAAAACGGATACTATACTAACTGAAGAAGAAGCGGCTAAATTCGTTGGTTTGAACGCGGGTGAGTTCTCCGCCAAGGTATCAAGTTTGAAGATACCTGGATGGAAGTCCGGGGAGTTTAAACAATCAGTTTTGCTTAAGTATTTTGAACCCACTGAACCAGATGGATTTGATAGTCATGTAATTGCTATATCAAACCAAAAGGGAGGGGAGGGGAAAACGACAATCAGTTTGTATTTAGCAGAAGCTCTCGCTGAAAACCACAAAGTATTGTTAATCGATTGGGATCCGCAAGCCAATGCGACTCAACTTTTTTTAAAAGAAGATGTACCTTCTGTAATGGATTATTTAGGTTATCGGGGGAAAAAAGCTAAGAATATTGAACCGGCTATCAAAACCATTGGTGAAAATTTTGATTTGCTCCCTTCTACTTTGGAACTAGCAAACTTAACCACACCATATGAACGCGATGATTTTGAATTATTAAATGAAGCAATCCTTCCTCTTCGTTCCAGATACGAATTTATAATTATTGATTGTCCACCCTCTCTCGGTCTTATTCTCGAGAACGCATTGATTTGCGCTGATTACATATTGGTTCCAATTCAGACAAGAGCCTTTAGTTTACAAGGGATTAGGGATCTATACGAAACTTTCCAGAAGATTCAAAAAAAAGCGAACCAAAGGTTGAAATTATTAGGGGCGGTATTAAACCAATACGAAGGGCAGAAAGCCTTGGCTGGTTTAGCGGAAGGGGTAAAAAAATATTTCCCTGTTTTCGAAACTGTCATTCAGAGGAGAGAGGCTATTCCGCAAGCACAAGCGAAGATGTCTTTTTTAGCTAAAATTGATTTAGCTACGATGAAAAATTTTAGAGATCTTGCAGTAGAGGTTAAAAGTAAAATCGATGTCCAAAAAAACTGA